DNA from Paraburkholderia sp. ZP32-5:
GCTGTTCTGCACCGTTGCTGCCTGGATGTCCAGCAGCGTGCGCTTCGACAGGTTGTACGAACCGCCGATCGTGTAGATCGTCGCGTTGCCGCCGCCATTGTTCGCATTCACGTGATAGACCGCCGCGATCAGCGCTGCAGCCGGCGTTGCCTGCCACGTCACACCGCCCCATTCGTGATCGAGAGTCGTCGGCTGACCCGGCAACACGCCCGTTGCACCCGCGGAGCGAACAGCCTGGTAAGCACCCTGGATCTTGAACTGGCCGAGGAAGACGTTGAACATCGCCGAATATTCGCGCGATGCCGCGAACACGCCGTTACCGGTGTTATTCGTATTGATGCCGTTGTTGGCAACCGGACCGCCCCACAGCTGGCCGTTCGTCGAGTTGCGGATTTCATCGTACATACCGCGGATCTGGAACAGCGAGGTCGTGTAGGTGACCTGTGCGCCAGCTTCGCGGCCTTGCGGCGTCGTGCCGTTACCGTTCCAGCTCGTTGCGTTCGACAGCGCGTACTGACCGTAGAAGTCAAAGCCGGCGATCTTCGGCGACTGGTAAGCGAAGTTGTTGCTCGACTGCGGCCAGTTGCGGCCACGCACCAGCGATGCCGACGACCAGTTCGACTGACCGAACGGGTCGAAGTCCCACACGCCGTTCGAGATGAAGAGCATGCGGCCCATCGTGAACGTACCGTACTGCGCGTTCGACATACCGACCGTTGCCCAGCGATTGAAGAGACCGCCGCCGCCAGGACCCGCGCCCGTCATCGTATTGAACGAGCCTTCCAACTGGAACAGGACCTTATTGCCGCCGCCGATGTCCTCGACACCCTTCAAGCCCCACAGGCTGGTACCCCAGTCGCCGCTTTCGGCCTTGAAGCGATTGTCTTTGCCGGTGGCCTGGCCATTGGCGCCGGAACCGGTCGGAACACCCGACATGTACTCGAGGCCGGCATCCAGGCGGCCGTACAGCGTCACGCTGCTTTGAGCGTGTGCAACAACGCCGGCCGACATCAGCGCAGCGGCGAGCAATGCTTTCTTCATCTTCTCCTCCATACCCTGTCAAAAAATGAAACCTAGTACTGCGAGTGGTGTTCGGACGCGAAGTGCACCGAACAGGAAGCGGTACCAGGGGAGATTGGCGGGTGGATAGGGTCTCCTGCCGTCACGCGCGGATCGAACTCTCCGCGCGTCATGCCGATCCCTCGCCGACCGGTGTCTCCTCTGTGCTTTGAAGTGAAACTACTTTTAATCAACTTTGTTTTGCTACTTTGGTTACTAATTTATCAAAAATACCCCTAAGGGGGAGAAGAAATTAATACCTGCCACAAGTGGTGTCGCCAAATTGCAATACGAATGTGAGGCAAGGCCCTTTACAACACCTCGGAAACACGCGCAAAACCTTGTCTGACAAGGGAATCATGGGCTGATACGGGGCGTATCAAGGATTGCCACTATTGACGCTTTCGCGGAGGCGGAGTAGGGCGAAAATAGCCCCTGGAAGGCCGTTTAGAGGGAGTTTTTCGGCCGAAACGGACGCGAAAAGATCGCGCGCGGCGAATAAAAAAGGCGCCCGGAGGCGCCTCGTCAAACTACATCGACTACATTTTGGATGCGATCAGCATAGCGGGCCGCAAAGCAATGTCATTCGTGATCCTATTATTTGAGACTGCCCGACAGAAACTGCTTCAGACGCTCGCTCTTCGTGTTACTGAATACTTCGTTCGGGTGACCTTCTTCTTCGACGCGGCCCTGGTGCAGGAACATCACGTGGTTCGACACGTTGCGTGCGAATCCCATTTCGTGGGTCACGACGATCATCGTGCGGCCTTCTTCCGCGAGCTTCTGCATCACCTTCAGTACTTCGCCGACGAGTTCGGGATCGAGCGCGGAGGTCGGCTCGTCGAACAGCATCACGTCGGGATGCATCGCGAGCGCGCGCGCAATCGCGACACGCTGTTGCTGGCCGCCCGACAGATGCGACGGATACTGCTTTTCCAGTCGCGGCGCGAGGCCCACCTTCTCCAGATATTCGCGCGCGCGGTCTTCTGCTTCCTTGCGCTTCAGGCCGAGTACATTAACCGGCGCCTCGATGATGTTCTCGAGCACGTTCATGTGCGACCACAAATTGAAGTGCTGGAACACCATCGCGAGCTTCGTGCGCACACGCTGCAACTGCTTCGGATCCGACACGCGCAATGCGCCGTCTTTGGCGGCTTGCGTACGCACTTCCTCGCCGTCGACGAAAATGCGGCCCGCGTTCGGCTGTTCGAGAAAGTTGATGCAGCGGAGCATCGTGCTCTTGCCGGAGCCGGACGAACCGATCACGCTGATCACGTCGCCGGCATTGGCCTTTAGCGACACGCCCTTGAGGACTTCGTTGTCGCCGTACTTTTTATGAAGCTCATCGACGAAGAGCTTCTGCTTGTTGGAGTTCATCAGGATCCTTTGAGCCGTGCGCGCTTCGTGGCGCGCTGCCCGGGTTACTTGCCTTGGGGCCGCAGGTAAGCGAGCCAGCGACGCTCGGCGCGGCGGAACAGCCACACGAGCGCAAAAGAAATGCACAGATACAGCAACGCGGCGATGCCGAACGCGTTGAACGATTGATACGTCGCGGAGTTCACGTCGCGGGCGATCTTCAGGATGTCCGGCACGGTCGCCGTGAATGCCACGGTGGTCGCGTGCAGCATCAGGATCACTTCGTTGCTGTAGTAGGGCAGTGCGCGGCGCAGCGCCGACGGCAGAATCACGCGCCGGTAC
Protein-coding regions in this window:
- a CDS encoding porin; the encoded protein is MKKALLAAALMSAGVVAHAQSSVTLYGRLDAGLEYMSGVPTGSGANGQATGKDNRFKAESGDWGTSLWGLKGVEDIGGGNKVLFQLEGSFNTMTGAGPGGGGLFNRWATVGMSNAQYGTFTMGRMLFISNGVWDFDPFGQSNWSSASLVRGRNWPQSSNNFAYQSPKIAGFDFYGQYALSNATSWNGNGTTPQGREAGAQVTYTTSLFQIRGMYDEIRNSTNGQLWGGPVANNGINTNNTGNGVFAASREYSAMFNVFLGQFKIQGAYQAVRSAGATGVLPGQPTTLDHEWGGVTWQATPAAALIAAVYHVNANNGGGNATIYTIGGSYNLSKRTLLDIQAATVQNSRAANFGLNANNAGFATATDNPLQGRAQSGVYAGIQHSF
- a CDS encoding ABC transporter ATP-binding protein yields the protein MNSNKQKLFVDELHKKYGDNEVLKGVSLKANAGDVISVIGSSGSGKSTMLRCINFLEQPNAGRIFVDGEEVRTQAAKDGALRVSDPKQLQRVRTKLAMVFQHFNLWSHMNVLENIIEAPVNVLGLKRKEAEDRAREYLEKVGLAPRLEKQYPSHLSGGQQQRVAIARALAMHPDVMLFDEPTSALDPELVGEVLKVMQKLAEEGRTMIVVTHEMGFARNVSNHVMFLHQGRVEEEGHPNEVFSNTKSERLKQFLSGSLK